From a region of the Triticum aestivum cultivar Chinese Spring chromosome 7D, IWGSC CS RefSeq v2.1, whole genome shotgun sequence genome:
- the LOC123169865 gene encoding putative cyclin-dependent kinase F-2: MAPSARRLRQKEAAWPRSMARYEQREKLGAGINGEVFKAWDTQDKLIVAIKRLSGSGNDGLIISGIPEVARESMCLSACRGIPSIVQHRRTYADAYQSENGDSFIVMDYVGRLNLRGYMQRRVTRRRRFSEAEVRRIMKQLLEGAKAMHGQGVLHLDIKPENVLLDDGTEDRKERPKKGAIEADVRGEVKGDRVVYKIGGFGMSQKKGPGKSLPEVTILTPYSAPELLLHSREYDDRVDTWGLGCIMADLLSGTGASMFDGESDIEIMAKVFGIVGTEGIKDWSGYSALAADRKSKLPGDGGISRLRHKFPSRKLSSAGFEVLSGLLESNPEKRLTAAEALQKPWFGKQRRGFGSFFKSCMVGVLPEI, from the coding sequence ATGGCGCCTTCCGCGAGAAGACTTCGCCAGAAAGAGGCTGCCTGGCCCCGCTCCATGGCGCGGTACGAGCAGCGGGAGAAGCTGGGCGCCGGCATCAACGGGGAAGTGTTCAAGGCGTGGGACACCCAGGACAAGCTGATCGTCGCCATCAAGCGGCTCAGCGGGAGCGGCAACGACGGCTTAATTATTTCCGGCATACCGGAGGTTGCGCGCGAGAGCATGTGCCTGAGCGCGTGCCGCGGCATCCCCTCGATCGTGCAGCACCGCCGGACCTACGCTGACGCATACCAATCCGAGAACGGCGACTCCTTCATCGTGATGGACTACGTGGGGCGCCTCAACCTGCGCGGCTACATGCAGCGCCGGGTCACTCGTCGTCGGCGGTTCTCTGAAGCCGAGGTGCGCCGGATCATGAAGCAGCTCCTGGAGGGGGCGAAGGCCATGCACGGCCAGGGCGTCCTGCACCTGGACATCAAACCGGAGAACGTGCTCCTCGACGACGGCACAGAGGACAGGAAGGAGAGGCCCAAGAAGGGGGCCATCGAAGCCGATGTTCGCGGCGAGGTCAAGGGCGACCGCGTAGTCTACAAGATCGGCGGTTTCGGCATGTCCCAGAAGAAAGGGCCGGGCAAGAGCCTGCCGGAGGTGACTATTCTGACGCCGTACAGCGCACCGGAGCTCCTGCTGCACTCCCGCGAATACGACGATCGCGTGGACACGTGGGGGCTCGGATGCATAATGGCCGACCTCCTCTCGGGCACGGGCGCCTCCATGTTCGACGGCGAGTCGGACATAGAGATCATGGCTAAAGTGTTTGGCATCGTCGGCACGGAGGGGATCAAGGATTGGTCTGGATACTCGGCGCTAGCGGCAGACCGGAAGTCGAAGCTGCCGGGTGACGGAGGCATCAGCCGCCTTCGGCACAAGTTTCCCAGTCGCAAGTTGTCGTCGGCCGGGTTCGAGGTGCTCAGCGGGCTGCTGGAGAGCAACCCGGAGAAGCGGCTTACAGCAGCGGAGGCGCTTCAGAAGCCTTGGTTCGGCAAACAACGACGTGGCTTTGGTAGTTTCTTCAAGTCGTGCATGGTTGGAGTCCTACCCGAGATATAA